The genomic region GTCGGCACTGGACGGCGGGTCGTCGCCCCAGGCGGCGTCCACGAGCCGGGAGACCGGCACCAGCCGGTTGGCCTCCAGCAGCAGCAGGGCCAGCATGGCCTGGCTGCGCGGTCCGCCGACGCGCACGGCCCGGTCGGCCACCCGAACCTCCACCGGACCGAGCAGCCGGAACATCACCTCTGGCACGTGTCCCCCGGGCGCCGATCAGGGCGACCGCGATCTGGGATCTGCGGCCGCCACATTGGGACCGACAGTAGTCCAGGTCGTCGATTCGACAACCGTCCCAAAGGTCGGTCCGGGAGGGGGAGACCGGAGACTTCAGCCCACGGGTGTGGAAGAGGCTGCCATGGCATCCGGGGATGCGTTCGCCCGCCGCCGAAGATGGCGGCGGCAGAAGGTCACCAGGAAGATCACCTGCAACGTGCCTTCGACGGCCAGAACGAGTACGCCGTCCACGGCGGCCAGCGCGCTGCCACCGGTCAGCCCGGCGGCCACCACGGAGCCGGCCTGGACCAGCACGTGCAGCAGGATCGGAATCCCGAATCCCACAAAGCTCGCGAGCGCGATCGTGCTGCCGAGCACAACCGCCACGGAGTAGATCCGTACCGCCCGGCGCTCCTGCGGGAGCAGCTGCGCGCTCGGGTCGGTCAGGACCGCCACGGTTCGGCCGGGCAGCACCGCGCGGGCGGACCGGCGCACCACGTACCGGGCGTAAGCGAGGCCGTCGTGGAACAGGTTGCGGCACCGCAGCAGGTCGAGCAGGACGAAGTAGAGGTCGGTGCGCATGTAGACGTGCAGTTGCAGCGCCATCGACATGACGATCACGACCACCAGGGCGGCCAGTAGGCCGTGGACCACCGGCGGCGATCCGGCATACGCGATCAGCAGCAGCGCGGCGCAGACGACGGCGAGGTCCCAGAGCAGGCCGCTGAGGTAGACCCGGTACCGGTACCGACGCGGCGTGGACCAGATCGCGGTCACGTCCGTCTCCAGCACCAGGTGGTGCAGCCGGGTGGCGAAGCGGATCCGGGCCGGCGCGCCCAGCGACCGGGCCGCCACCAAATGGCTCAGCTCGTGGAACGTCGCCGCCACCGAGAAGAGCACGGTGTTGACGAGGACGGCGAGCCCGACGTAGTCGGTCCAGAAGAAGTCCCGGTACGTGGGCAGCAGCTCGGGACGGCGCACCACGGTGATCAGGGTCGCCGCGACCAGCATCAGATAGCCCAGCTTCGCCGTGCGCCCGTAGAGCCAGCTCACGTGCGGGGCCCGCAGACGAGGCAGGTGCGGGCGGAGCTGACGGTAGGGGTCGACGATCGGCCGACCGTCGACGGCTGCGACCAGGCCCGCCTCACGGAGGGCCACCACCAGGTCGAGGAGGTCGACGTCGACGTCGTGCTCGTCGGCGAGCCGGCGCTCGGCCACGCCGATCGGCACCCCCGAGTCGAGCAACGCGATGGCCACGGCGCCGATCGCCGGCAGCTCCACGAACTCCCCAGCCTCCGGTCGTCCCATGACGACCGTGTCGGGATCGTCGTCGGACGATCGGACCCGCAGCGGGTGGAACCGGACCAGGCTGTCGACCGCCACGGGAATTTCCGGCGCCGCCGCTGTCTCCGTCACGGCCACCTCGCCTCAGGTCCGGCTCTCGGATCGCGACCCGCAGGAGGGGCAGTCGGAGTCGTGCGGAACGTCCACGAAGTACTGGTGGTCCCAGCGTGCCACGCTCTGGTGGTAGACCCGCCCGGCGACCTGCTGAGGTAGCCCGGCAAGGTGGTAGAGCACCTCCAGCGCGCACAGGTGGCCGGTGATGTTGGCGCTCGCCGCGATGACCGCATTCGGTCTCGGCACGCCGATCAGCGGCCTACCGTCGGTGTGGAACTCGTGCTTGCCCGGTCGGCGGCTCAGGCAGGTGTAGCAGCCGGTCCGGTACGGCAGGAACGAGCCGACGACGGTCATCGGACCGGTGTAGAGAGCCATGAACCACGGAACCCGGGTGCGCAGCGCGGCCTCGTTGGTCCAGCTCTGGATGAGCTGCACGGGCTTGTCGGCGCAGAGTACGAAGGCGTCGCAGCCGTCCATCAGCGCGGCGACGTCGGCGGCGGAGCGCACCTCGCGCTCCTCTCCGGTGACGGCGACCTGTGAGTTCATCGCCCGTAGCCGCTCGACCGCGACATTCACCTTCGGCTGGCCGACGTCGCTCTCGGTGTAGAGCAGTTGGCGGGTCAGGTTCGGCTGGTCCACCACGTCGAAGTCGACGCAGTGCAGACCTCCGACGCCACTGGCGACGAGGCCGGCGGCGACCGCCGTACCCGTACCGCCGAGGCCGAGCAGGCCCACCCGGGCCTGCCCTATCCGGGCCTGGGCGGCATACGGCGACGCACGCGGGGTGGTGTCGATCCAGGAGAAGAAGTGACGCGCCCGGTCGTATCGTTCGGCGGCCTCGGGACTGAAGCCGGACGGTAACGGCGCGGCGGCGTCCTCGATGAACCCCTGTCCGATCAGCTGCTCCACCGCCGCACGGACGCTCTCCTCGGACAGACCCGGGTGGGTGACGGCGAGGTCCCTGGACACCTCCGCCAGGTCCCGGGTGCCGTCCAGCAACGTCAGGAGCCGGGCTACGGTGCCGTCCTCGTCGTCCTGGATCTCGGCGGCGACGCCGTACTGCATCAGGCCGATCGTCAGTCGATTTCCGGGCAAGGTGTACGGCTCGTGGACAAGCTTGACGCGTGGTCGGAGCATGCGCATCCGCGCGACCTCACAATGCTCGCTGGATCGGGTGGGGCCGCAGCCGGAGCAGCGGCGGGCGCCCAGGATGACCGGCATGCCGGTGAACGCGGAGACGGGAAGGCACTCCGGTCGCCACCCCCGCTGAGGTGCCGGCGACCGGAGTGCCGGGGCGTGGTCAGGCGCCGTTGCCCTCGCGGATGACCGTCGTCTCCAGCCGCTCCAGCTTGCGCACCTTGAGCACGAGCTTCTTCGTCGGGGCCTGCTCGACCTTGGCCTTCTCCACTCTTCCTCCTCGAGCCGCATGGTTTCCGTCACCCGGAACGTGATCTCACCCTGTCGAGCGCCGTCACCACCCGATCACAGATCGATCATCAATCTCGGCCTGGGACGGTCGCTGGAGCGGCTGCTCGGGATGAGCGGTCCCTGGATGGCTACCGGGTCGGTCCCGCATCGGTGACGTTCAGTGGTCTTTCGAAGAACGTCTCGAGGACGACGATGGTCTGTGTGCCGGTAACACCGTTGACGTCGAACACGCGGCGCAGCACGGCCTGCAGCTGTTCCGGGGTCGAGGTGCGGATCTTCACGAGCAGCGACGCGGACCCGGCGATGATGTGGGCCTCCTGGATCTCGGGGATGGCTGCGAGCGCGTCCCGCGTCGGTGGGTCGCCCATCCAGGCGTTGGACTGCAGCATGACGAACGAGAGCACGCCGCGCCCGACCGCGGTTGGTTCCACGTCGATGGTCGTACGTCGGATGACCCCGCGTTCGCGCAGCTTGCGTACCCGCTCGTGGGCTGACCCCGCCGACAGCCCCACCGCCTTGCCGAGGGCCGCGTACGGCTGCGTGGCGTCGGCCTGCAACTCCGCCAGCAGCGCCCGGTCTACATCGTCCACAGCGCTCAATCCTTAGATGTGAATCAGCTGACTTACGTGTTGACCATACCAGGTTCGGTGGTGTTAGCGTTCTGCCGAATGCACGTCAGCTCATGCTGAGGAGGCCCGTGGTGACGGCGACCGTCCCCGCCCAGTTCCAGGTGCTCGACGAACGCTTCCGGT from Micromonospora sp. WMMD812 harbors:
- a CDS encoding ThiF family adenylyltransferase yields the protein MPVILGARRCSGCGPTRSSEHCEVARMRMLRPRVKLVHEPYTLPGNRLTIGLMQYGVAAEIQDDEDGTVARLLTLLDGTRDLAEVSRDLAVTHPGLSEESVRAAVEQLIGQGFIEDAAAPLPSGFSPEAAERYDRARHFFSWIDTTPRASPYAAQARIGQARVGLLGLGGTGTAVAAGLVASGVGGLHCVDFDVVDQPNLTRQLLYTESDVGQPKVNVAVERLRAMNSQVAVTGEEREVRSAADVAALMDGCDAFVLCADKPVQLIQSWTNEAALRTRVPWFMALYTGPMTVVGSFLPYRTGCYTCLSRRPGKHEFHTDGRPLIGVPRPNAVIAASANITGHLCALEVLYHLAGLPQQVAGRVYHQSVARWDHQYFVDVPHDSDCPSCGSRSESRT
- a CDS encoding Lrp/AsnC family transcriptional regulator, yielding MDDVDRALLAELQADATQPYAALGKAVGLSAGSAHERVRKLRERGVIRRTTIDVEPTAVGRGVLSFVMLQSNAWMGDPPTRDALAAIPEIQEAHIIAGSASLLVKIRTSTPEQLQAVLRRVFDVNGVTGTQTIVVLETFFERPLNVTDAGPTR